The following are encoded together in the Lathyrus oleraceus cultivar Zhongwan6 chromosome 3, CAAS_Psat_ZW6_1.0, whole genome shotgun sequence genome:
- the LOC127132711 gene encoding outer envelope pore protein 16, chloroplastic-like, giving the protein MPRSSFSGSLSSPKLDVVIDMGNPFLNLTVDGFLKIGAVAATRSVAEDTFHIIRKGSISSNDFEKSLKKMCKEGAYWGAIAGVYVGMEYGVERIRGTRDWKNAMFGGAVTEALVSAASNNKKDKIVVDAITGAAIATAAEFINYLT; this is encoded by the coding sequence ATGCCTCGTAGCAGTTTTTCAGGGTCACTGTCTTCTCCCAAGCTGGATGTGGTTATAGACATGGGCAATCCATTCCTTAACCTCACTGTTGATGGTTTCTTGAAGATTGGAGCTGTTGCAGCTACAAGATCAGTTGCAGAGGATACCTTTCATATAATTCGAAAGGGAAGTATCTCAAGTAATGATTTTGAGAAATCTCTGAAGAAGATGTGTAAAGAAGGTGCATACTGGGGAGCTATAGCCGGCGTATATGTTGGAATGGAATATGGTGTAGAGAGGATCCGCGGCACCAGGGACTGGAAGAATGCCATGTTCGGAGGTGCAGTGACAGAGGCTCTGGTATCTGCAGCCAGCAACAACAAAAAAGACAAGATTGTAGTAGATGCCATTACAGGTGCTGCAATTGCGACAGCTGCAGAATTCATAAATTACCTTACCTGA